Proteins encoded within one genomic window of Setaria italica strain Yugu1 chromosome IV, Setaria_italica_v2.0, whole genome shotgun sequence:
- the LOC101785912 gene encoding E4 SUMO-protein ligase PIAL2, with protein sequence MATAAAPAPQPPPQPQAQQPHNDQQQRALTVNAIRLKAIGDRIRAHLDGVAALPINEFAHLVYAFARGIDFAVSAGDIPPMAGDIPGILRKVYELRRETFIQSSLMVLVISCKNACSSKWFQPADSRDILSMANELSGNFCTSSGQAASDSTVLEIISQIMPRYYPRLKFERLIISMEAKVGYDILMADFFIERNLPRDEKIRLIVVQKENLDASTCVTSPPHVSFLVNGKGVDKRTNVSMEPGPQFPTDITKMLKYGANIIQAAGYFNANYIIAVAFVNNSTSFSAPKLEDYAQPMTVYPADSDVLEGPSRVSLNCPISFKRIKTPIKGRLCKHYQCFDYDNYMEMNSRKPNWRCPFCNTPSNFTDLRIDQKMAKILEENGNDVIDVLVFADGSWKAAPAHDEKSDRHRGDAVQQNGDTIETDSSSSGVIDLINGNGDGDLPMDWTSTSEDTKPQLNSQDLSVSDYLPDFPMADQTEDLYLGDGSNGGSNMAFTSRQNLLLPSTSGLGSSSFGTLESILPQNVLRPVITDAVSPSLEASSSTSSMQHVSQETHCETVQLQPQIGPVLGSEVRRISIPRNPRREPVGVQALPVPPQNPGSSARLQPNILNCPPPIPLSTPASSTYQGHQVTNPDCAPMNNGCGPLPRTPSVAASSHLQSTRDMRNTSSHQPSRVVGLPAPHLMGARPSPGQAGGVNTYRPTPMQQTPTVDPLRHTRMTMNQTALAAVGQTTAAAHVKPTQADVQSRHFPMQQIQVPRLQTVPRAATPPSLQRAPPHLQPSSVPSAAPSIHPPSLQRAPPHLQPPSVPPTAPSTPQAGSSDGLPPELPVDENWCPTGQMRGSLTGNAYSSALRRYLGPNEQQQGQAHPPSASGARRPH encoded by the exons atggcgaccgccgccgctccggcgcctcaaccgccgccgcagccgcaggcgCAGCAGCCACACAATGACCAGCAGCAGAGGGCGCTGACCGTGAATGCGATCCGCCTGAAGGCCATCGGCGACCGCATCAGGGCCCACCTGGACGGCGTGGCCGCCCTCCCCATCAACGAGTTCGCCCACCTCGTCTACGCCTTCGCAAG AGGGATTGATTTTGCGGTCTCGGCTGGTGATATTCCTCCCATGGCCGGTGACATACCTGGCATTTTGAGAAAG GTATATGAGCTGAGAAGAGAAACATTTATACAATCTTCGCTTATGGTACTAGTGATATCGTGCAAG AATGCTTGTTCCAGTAAATGGTTTCAGCCTGCAGATTCCAGAGACATTCTCAGCATGGCTAATGAG CTCTCTGGCAACTTCTGCACATCCTCGGGCCAGGCAGCTAGTGACAGCACTGTGCTTGAAATTATATCACAAATAATGCCTAG GTATTACCCTCGGCTGAAGTTTGAGCGTCTAATCATTTCTATGGAAGCAAAG GTTGGCTATGATATATTAATGGCTGACTTCTTTATTGAGAGGAACCTACCTCGAGATGAAAAGATT AGGCTAATCGTCGTACAAAAGGAAAATTTGGATGCCTCGACATGTGTCACAAGCCCACCACATGTGAG CTTTCTGGTCAATGGAAAGGGTGTGGACAAGAGGACTAATGTTTCAATG GAACCGGGACCCCAGTTCCCTACTGATATCACCAAAATGCTCAAATATGGGGCAAATATTATCCAAGCTGCTGGATATTTTAATG CTAATTATATCATAGCTGTAGCATTTGTAAACAATTCGACGTCCTTCAGTGCTCCAAAACTGGAGGATTATGCGCAACCTATGACTGTTTATCCTGCAG ATTCTGATGTACTTGAGGGACCATCAAGAGTTTCCCTAAATTGTCCTATAAG TTTTAAGCGCATAAAAACTCCTATTAAAGGGCGCCTCTGCAAACACTATCAG TGTTTTGATTATGATAATTACATGGAGATGAACTCAAGAAAGCCAAACTGGCGCTGTCCATTTTGTAACACCCCTTCAAACTTCACTGATCTGCGCATTGACCAAAAGATGGCAAAG ATTTTAGAAGAGAATGGGAATGATGTCATTGATGTCCTTGTATTTGCTGATGGATCTTGGAAAGCTGCTCCAGCTCATGATGAGAAATCAGATAGACATAGAGGTGATGCTGTTCAGCAGAATGGAGATACTATAGAAACTGATTCATCGTCTTCAGGTGTCATAGATCTGATAAATGGTAACGGTGATGGTGATCTGCCGATGGATTGGACATCGACTTCAGAAGATACAAAGCCTCAGTTGAATAGTCAAGATTTATCTGTGTCAGACTATCTTCCAGATTTCCCTATGGCAGACCAGACAGAAGATCTGTATCTAGGAGATGGAAGTAATGGGGGTAGCAACATGGCTTTCACCTCTCGTCAAAATTTGTTACTACCATCTACTAGTGGGCTAGGCTCAAGTTCTTTTGGGACCTTGGAATCTATTCTACCCCAAAATGTTCTGCGCCCTGTTATTACAGATGCTGTCTCTCCTTCTCTTGAAGCCTCTAGCTCAACATCTAGCATGCAACATGTTTCACAGGAAACACATTGTGAAACTGTGCAGTTGCAACCACAAATAGGTCCAGTACTTGGATCAGAAGTGAGAAGGATTTCTATACCTAGAAATCCAAGGAGAGAGCCAGTAGGAGTCCAGGCATTGCCAGTGCCACCACAGAATCCTGGGTCATCAGCAAGGTTGCAGCCAAATATCCTCAATTGTCCACCACCTATCCCACTATCTACTCCAGCTTCTTCAACTTACCAAGGACATCAAGTGACGAATCCGGACTGTGCTCCAATGAATAACGGTTGTGGGCCGTTACCAAGAACTCCCAGTGTTGCTGCATCATCGCATCTACAGTCAACAAGG GACATGCGCAATACATCGAGCCATCAGCCCAGTCGGGTGGTTGGTCTGCCTGCGCCACACCTCATGGGTGCACGACCATCGCCAGGACAGGCTGGAGGAGTGAACACCTACAGACCTACGCCTATGCAGCAGACTCCAACCGTTGATCCGCTCAGACACACACGAATGACCATGAACCAAACGGCTCTTGCTGCCGTGGGCCAAACCACTGCAGCTGCACATGTTAAACCAACCCAAGCGGATGTCCAAAGCCGTCACTTTCCCATGCAGCAAATTCAGGTACCGAGATTGCAAACAGTGCCTCGGGCAGCAACTCCTCCATCTCTACAGCGGGCGCCACCGCATCTGCAGCCTTCCAGTGTACCATCCGCTGCTCCGAGTATACATCCTCCGTCTCTACAGCGGGCGCCACCGCATCTGCAGCCTCCCAGTGTACCACCCACTGCTCCGAGCACACCTCAGGCTGGGTCCTCAGACGGTCTTCCACCGGAGCTTCCTGTGGATGAGAACTGGTGCCCCACGGGTCAGATGAGAGGGAGTCTGACAGGCAATGCCTACAGTTCTGCGCTTCGGCGCTATCTGGGCCCGAATGAGCAGCAGCAGGGTCAGGCTCATCCTCCCAGCGCTTCGGGTGCGCGAAGGCCTCACTGA